CAATTCAGCTAGAGAATGAGAAGGAAATCTCTCCCTGACTTGAGAAGGACTGATGTGTGCTGGGGCTCACCACAGCATTGTGCTGGGCTAGAGACTCAATTCAGGACAGACAGCTGCAAACCATATTAGAAGAAATTGGGCTGGTTTCGCTGGGgtggagttaatttttttcacagtggCTGCTATGGGGCTAAATTTTGGATTTATAGTGAACACAGGGCTgataacacagagatgtttttgttactgctgagcagggctctcACAGAGCCAAGgcatttcctgcttttcctcctaCCatgctggtgaggggctggggatgtTTGGGAGGTTGGGACAGGGGACCCCAGTTGTCCAAAAGGATATTCCAGACCAGTATGGCATCATGATCAATATatagtgggggaaaaaaggaggaagaggcGATATTTGGAGTgctggtgtttgtcttcccaagtcaccgTTATGTGCagtggggccctgctctccaggccatggctgagctcctgcctgcccttgggatgctgtgaatgaattccttgttttgctttgcttgcttgCATGACTCTTGCTTTATCTATTAATCTGTTTTTAcctcaacccacaagttttctcacttttacccttccaaTTCTCTTCCTCCCTGGTGGGGGAATGAGTGAGTTCCTGTGTGGTACCTGgtggctggctggggttaaaccatgacaaccaaattttttcttctgatcaCAGAAACTctggaaaataacaaaattatttttttttctcaaggagGTAATAGGATTACAAAGGTTCCTCTGATACTAAATGATGTCCTGGACATcccctttttctctttgaaaagaaatttctaGCTCTTCTGTTTAAGGGTCTGAAAGCACATCTTAAGTAAACTCAGAAAACCTGGAAGGCAAACCGAAAGAACTTTAAAtatgctattaaaaaaatcctacaaGCCTTCAGCTACCTTGTTTCTTAGGACAGTTTTACAAGAAGAAGGAATCTGACAAAAATGACAGCTGGCCATGAAATCCCCGAGTGCTGCTGGTCTGGGAGTTCTGAATCAAAAACAGCAGGATGGTGGAAACCATAGATAGAAGAAGACAAGAAGCACTTTGAAATTACCACAGGCCACACCGTGAGTATGTTGGGATGCCCAGTCACTGGGCACTGAGAGAGagtggaaattttccagagtagaaatccatttgGGATTTAGGTAAAATGAACCTCTTTGAATTAAGTCTGTAGCTTGCAAACATAGCAGTTTGGTCTGACTGCCTGTTCTCACTAAAAACCTATGCTTAAAGAAATTGCTTCAGCCAAAGGACAGAGATAAGAGGGGGGCCCCTTGAACTCTGAAACAGATGGAGAGGCTGCGGGAGACAGGGTAGGGTGACCCAGGAGTTCCTTCTGTACTTTCTGATAAAAAACTAACTGATAAAAACCAcgaaataaataaaatgaatatgtatgaacctattgtgaaattccATGCCTATGGATTAGTAAGGGAGATCAAAAAGGACCAGGAGTTCTTAGGGGCACACGTATCTTTTAAGGGCAGCGATCCCCACATGCGTCCAGCGCTGTATTAAACATACCAGCTTTACAACTTTCACAAACTTGTAGagtgtttttctttccacaatTCAGCACCAccaagaagagcctggctctgtcctttTTGCACCCTGCCTTTAGGTGCTTATGCACATTGAGGAGATCTCCCCATGACCTCTCTGGCTTTGGCAGGAGGGTCCTGCAGAGATTCTTGATGCACACCCTCCTTCTTCACCCCCTAGTTCCCACTCCAGGAGATCTTATCTCCTGACCTACCTTGGCATCCTCTGGATGCAGGGTACCCTTTTCTCACAGAAGTTATGGCTGCTGGGACTCAATTAAATGAACACATATTCCTAAAACTGCAGTGTTTTTTCAAGAGCTCACAGCAGGTCAGAGTTCCTCTGCTAGCAAAGTACTGTTGtgtttctggagaaaaaagCAATAACCTTGCTTGTAGCAGTACTGCAGTTTAACTGTACCCCTCCGATCCACATGAGCACAGGGATAAGATGCAAACACTAAACTGTGTGTAAGAGCAGGGACACTAGGAGGGGTAAATGGCTGCTGCTAACTGAGGGGCAGCTTTAGAGCAATATATAGCAGGAAACTGTAATTAAATCTTTAGCAGGCAAAGTTATAATgctaaaaatgtgcatttttagCCTGGGGTGATTGacaaatttttttcatgtaaataattaATAGCAACACTAAGGGACATCTTGTGTGCATGGATATAAGACCTTTATTCCCTGAGGGACTTCTGTTAgggtttttcccctttcttttttccccaagtgaTGCCAATCtcagaggctgctctgctgaCAAGATGTCTCATTTTATGTGGGGCAGAATTCTCTGCATAGTGCAAAGGCTAAGCTGCCCTAGGAAGCTCTTGCTAGTTCTTCAGATTTCAAAATACAGTTCCTTTGCTTCTGTAACCTGACAACAGAACTACCTTCTGCAATCAAACCACCCTCCCAAGTAGAGCTCCAGGTAAAGACAACAATTTGTCTGCAAGTACTGCATCAGATGGTGAGAAACCATTTTATCAACATTGTGATGGGGATCCTGACAATCCTTTTTTCCAAACACAACCAGAATAcagtgctgggagtgctgcCCCTATGTCCATGACAGACTGTTTTGTAACTTCAAGATAGtaaatttccctttttgccTTTTGAGAAGTTCTTCCACTAAGAACATCTGCTTCAAGAGGAAAGGACTAGACCACTTTAGCTGAAGGTTTAGGTCCTCTGAAACAAAAGCCCAGCATTTAGACTCCATGGCCCATCACCATAAAAGATTTCTTACACAGCCCTCCACACTTCAGGACAAAACAGgggaagggctgcagagcaAAGAATGAACATGAGCTGCAGAAGTAACTGGCTGCCATTTTCTATATTCTCAGGGGAAATGCCAGTTTGTGCTCAGGCCCATTTTCAAGTACAATCACCATGCTAGTTATCACATGAAATATCACAACAATTGGCAATAAATCTCGGACACAGCAGCCTCCATTTGTCACAAACTGAATGCTTCCTACCATTACTTATTCAGTAGGGCATATATTTTTAGTGTATGATATTTTGctactattttattttgcatatgCTTCACTCCTGTGCATGTAGAAATGTCCAGGTGtgaagagagcagaaaaaaattgtagatggagaaaagggaaatgaatCATAACTCACATTTATATTAAAACTAGCTGCATGTAACACATCATCTACAggtatggaagaaaaaaatctttatgaCAGATTATGCTAATTAGCTAACTATAGATGATAGACCCGATCCCCAGAAGGGATGACTACAGTAATATCTTAACTGAGGAGCACTTGATGACCTTCAGTGGATCCAGTTTCATGACATCTCTCTAATTACATTCCTCCCACAAACTGTTGTAGTCACTACTATGATCTTAGCAAGTCTATTCATGTTTCCTAATTTGGCAAAGAGCAAGACCAAAGATATTTAACAGAAGTTACTCTAAAGTGAAAATTATGTAGGAATGGGTTTGCAAATAATGAGCCAACCTAATGCTTTGTAGGTTTCTTATTTTTGCTGCTGGGTTTGCATGCTAAACTTAGCAAGAAAACATGGATCAAAATTAATACGAAATTAATCATGTTAGCTTGCAATTTATTGAAACTAACCATGAAATATGACAATACAGGAAGTAAAGTTGGAAATACCTGCTGTGGTTATAAAAGCTTTGATATCTGTGGCATGTTAAAGTGtacttgtgatttttttttattgtatcaTATTATAGGATCACAGAATAATGGATATTGTCCAGAGTATTTGGAGTTATTCTAAGTGTTTCAAGTAGAAACAGAGTTTCCTACAGAGTaccacaagaaagaaaaaaataatatcaaaGGGAAATCCCTCAGTAGTGAATATCTGAGAAGATTATAGCACTGATGTAAGAGAGAATTAATTTCCAAACTGAAAACCAAAGAACACCCTCATCTATCAGTACACACTCTGCACAGGCATATTCTATGGACCAGTCAATTCACCATTCTTTTGAGATCATCACATCCAAAGGATGATCTCTAACCCCTTCTTGTAGATGGAGCAAAGTATCAGGTATGTGTGGTTGTGAATTTCTTGCAGACTGAGATAATCTTCTCTAGATTTGCACAATCAAACATAAAACAGCTCTCTGACAATATCACATTTTATGGAAGGCTGCAGGCCACAACTTAAGCATCAGATCTGATGAATTTCTTCTTACAGGGGACAGTCCTTACATTTAGTATCACTCAAGGCTGCTGATGTGGCACCTGATTAATTATATCTCAATTTTATGTAGCATTCAGGCACATGCTTAGTTCTGCACAACATCCAAACTCACAGGCTCCAGCGAGTCCTGTACCTGCAACTCCTGTGAACACTAATTTTTCAGATATGATCTGTGACTGCACTACCCAAAATCTAGAAATCTGTATCCCTGTCAGAACCTGAGAACCAATACATCAGAAGGACagagacagaaatattttcttaataacCTCACTGCTTTCAAGATGCCCTTTACTTTGCTGATGTTTCTGTAGAAAAATTTAGAGTGAACAGCTGAGCATGCCCTAAATGTTTCTGTCAGATTCTCAGTAAGGTAATTACtaaaaaacttttaaatgttaaaaatagcAATCATCTGAGAATAAATATGGGGCTAAATTTATGTTGGAATATCTCTTACAGgaaaaaacctctttaaagcCTCACATTAAAAATTCATGTTTCTCTGGGCAGTGCTTTAGTGAAATGACTAAAATGTTACattttacaaaatgtttttttcccccccaagtTTCCTGAAGAGAAAGACTCGGTTGCATCTTTAAAATATCAGGAACATTATGACACAGCAGggtaaaagcaagaaaaaactcAACACTCTTTCCTTCCAAATGGCCTATTTATGCTGtacataaaaaataatgatgttAATGATGCAGAGTGCACTGGGGTAATGCACTCAAATTATACCCAAATTCTTTTAAGATTCCTGTTTCTTAGCAGTTCTGCATTCCCAGAACCCCTCTGCattgctttctgttttcctctgtttttcatttatgtTTCTGTGCAGTAAATTCAAGATGATTTTCTCCTGCTCAACTCCTCTGCCTCTCTTCAGGATAAAAAGGATTTATCAGTCAGTATGCACAACTAGCAATTCAGGTGAATATTATGTGACACAACTATCTTTTTCTTaaggtggggattttttggaattGAAACTTCTCTGTACATCTGGGTTTTCATTGTAAGTGCCTGACACATCTTACTGACTCAggcttttcaaaggaaatctGAGGATAATTTCATGGACAGAAGTTATCATTAATTTCTATAAGGTTCAGAATGTAGAACAACAAAGGCTTATGGGTCTTGTTTGATATAAACTTTTCTGAAGTTGGCACTGAAGTGCTGAATATTTCCTTTTGAATAAAatgatcatagaatcacagagtggtttgggctggaagggacctttaaaggtcatctagtccaacccctcTGCAATAAGCAGAGTCATCTTCACTAGActaggttgctcagagcctcatccagcctgatCTTCAATGTTTATGGGGATGGGGCAtttaccacctccctgggcaacctggtccagtgttTCATCACCCTTATTGCAAAAAGCTTCTTCCTTGTATCTAGTCTGAATCCAACCCCCTcaagtttaaaaccattcctcATTATCCTATGACAAGAAGACCTACTAGAAATCCTGTCCCCATCTTTTCTATAAGCCCTCTTTGAGTACCGAAAGGCCACAGTGAGGTCTGCtcagagcctcctcttctccaagcAGAACAACCTCACCCTTAGTCTGTCTTTCACAGAgatgctcctgccctcccttcACCTTTGTGACCCTCCTCTGGATTCACTCCAACAGGTctatgtccttcctgtgctggacTACAGCAAGTCCTGGAGTGCCACAAACAGCATTGGGTATGTTTGTGTGATCAAATACATGGAACCATTAGTATGTCAATCTTGAAttacataaataaattaatatctAATAACTAATGTTCCAAaggagctttttaaaaatactgaccTACTTGTCCATCACTGCAACAAATACATTTGCATTGTAAAACATTCATTTGTAGATATATTGTAAAAATACAAGTTTTATGTTTTGCAAAACTGGAACTTATGCTTATGAAGCAATATGTTATTTTTAAGGTGGCTTTGATATTCCAAATACACTGACTTCTTAGTATGCTGAATAGACTACTTCAGGCTGGTTGGTGGGTGCCATATTTCATTAGATGTAGACTCCAACATGTTTGAAATAACAGCAAATCCCAATTATGAgttctaatattttttctttgaattatgGGGTGTGACTCCAGGTCCACTGAAGTAATTGAAAAGCCATCTTTTTACTTAGAGAGCTTTCTGGATCAGCCTGCTTCTCCTAGAGCCACGCAGAGAGAGAACCTCTCTTCTACTCACCTGCTTCTTCCAGCTACTGTTCAGCTTTGGGGACATATTTCAGCTCACTCTTTATGTTCTGAATCTCTGACAAGTTGACAGCAGGACCTGGAAGTTTCTTAGCTCCTGGGAgcactttcttctctttctcctcctctgttGAAGCAGGAGCATTCTGCACAAAAGAACACCAGTGACCTTCCTTCTGCAATAGCAATCTCTTGAACATGAGCATAGATCAGTTATTtgaaaaacaggaaattatGTTTTTGTACTCCAGGAAATCCCAGTGGAAAAAGGGGGGGAGTCATGAAGAGATAAGTTATTTTGTTGGTTGTTGTCTAAAATGTCTAACAACATTCTAAAAAGAAGATGCTCACTTTAGAGGAATGAGGATTAGAATGGGTAAGAATTTATAATGCCAAGCAATTACTAGAAAGTAACTGACTGGAGAATTGATGGCAACTCCAAATCCTTCATATTTTAGATAACAAAAAAGTAGAAGAATCATTTTTATAATCCAATTCCTTTgagagtttcacagttgccaGACACTTGGAGAGGAAGACCATCATGcacttctgcagctctggagaagAGTTATGATAGTTGGTTATGGACTCCAAAAGCTCCATGCAAGAGCAACAGGAGTTGAAATTTAACTTTTCATAACCTCAGTGGCAAGACCAGAAGggttttttgccattttatATTTGAATTAAGGTAGTGCTGCATGGCTGCTTTGCTGACACTGTAAAAAAGCCAGTTAAATAACACCAATTACACAATAGTGAGTAACTCAGCTCATTTCCCAATGGACCAGAGGATTTCAGCCCTTGGTACTTCCTCAGCTGTACTATTGCTTCTGGATGAGTAGAGCAGGTATTAAAAACCATTTCTGCTCTAGACTGGGTAATATTTTGAAGGAGTAGATTTCCAGACATGACTTTACTGTTGTTCCAGCCTGTTGTGTATTTTATAAAGCTGGCATAAAGGAGGAATGAAGTACATATAGagattaatttatattttaataaataaataataatagttATATAGTAactaatattataatatattagttatag
The sequence above is a segment of the Haemorhous mexicanus isolate bHaeMex1 chromosome 2, bHaeMex1.pri, whole genome shotgun sequence genome. Coding sequences within it:
- the SMPX gene encoding small muscular protein; this encodes MSKQPASHVKAIQANINIPMGAFRPGAGHPHKRKEVMPEEVEENAPASTEEEKEKKVLPGAKKLPGPAVNLSEIQNIKSELKYVPKAEQ